CACCGTGATCATCGAGATGCGCGAGGAGGTCTGGCACGCGGCCGGCTTCGACGAACTCGGCGAGGCCGAGTCGATCGAACGCTGCGCCAAGATCTTCGCGGAAGCACTCCGCGGCCGTCCCCTGAAGTCCAACAACTCGGCCTGGACGACCTTCCGCACGGTCGTCAACGACCGCTGGTCGCACGGCAACGTCGTCCTCCTCGGCGACGCCGCCCACACCGCCCACTTCTCCATCGGCTCCGGCACCAAGCTCGCCGTCGAGGACGCCCTGGCCCTGGCCGCCTGTCTGGAGGAACAGGACTCACTGGGCGAGGCCCTGACCGCCTACGAGGCGGAGCGGCGGCCCGTCGTCGCCTCCACGCAGCGCGCGGCCCGGGCCAGCCTGGAGTGGTTCGAGAACCTCGCCCTGTACCTGGACCAGCCGCCCCGCCAGTTCGCGTTCAATCTGCTCACCCGCAGCCGCCGCGTCACCCACGACAACCTGCGACTGCGTGACCGCCGCTTCACGGAGGCGGTGGAGCGCGAGTTCGGCTGCCCGCCCGGCACGCCCCCGATGTTCACCCCCTTCCGGCTGCGCGGCCTGACCCTGCGCAACCGGATCGTCGTCTCGCCCATGGACATGTACTCGGCGGCCGACGGCGTCCCCGGCGACTTCCACCTCGTCCATCTGGGCGCGCGGGCGCTGGGCGGGGCCGGGCTGGTGATGACCGAGATGGTGTGCGTCAGCGAGGAGGGCCGGATCACGCCCGGCTGCGCCGGCCTCTACACCGGCCGGCAGGCCGAGGCATGGAAACGGATCACGAACTTCGTGCATGCCCAGGCACCCGGCACCGCGATCGGCGTGCAGCTCGGCCACAGCGGCCGCAAGGGCTCCACGAAGCTGATGTGGGAGGGCATGGACGAGCCGCTGGACGAGGGCAACTGGCCGCTCGTGGCCGCGTCCGCGCTGCCGTACAAACCGTTCAGCCAGACTCCGCGCGAGTTGTCCCGCGCCCAACTGACCGACATCCGCGAGCAGTTCGCGGCCGCTGCCTGCCGCGCCGCCCGGGCCGGATTCGACCTGCTCGAACTGCACTGCGCCCACGGCTATCTGCTCTCCGGTTTCCTCTCCCCGCTGACCAACCGCCGTACCGACGCCTACGGCGGCTCGCTGGACAAGCGGCTCCGTTTCCCGCTGGAGGTGTTCGACGCCGTACGGAACGTCTGGCCGGGGGAGCGGCCCATGACCGTCCGGATCTCCGCCACCGACTGGGCCGAGGGCGGGACCACGGCCGAGGACGCCGTCGAGATCGCCCGGGCCTTCGCCGCGCACGGCGCCGACGCGATCGACGTGTCGACGGGGCAGGTCGTGGCGGACGAGCGGCCCGAGTTCGGGCGGTCGTACCAGACGCCGTTCGCGGACCGGATCCGGGGCGCCACCGGCATCCCGGTGATCGCGGTCGGCGCGATCTCCTCCTGGGACGACGTCAACTCCCTGATCCTGGCGGGCCGCACCGACCTGTGCGCCCTGGCCCGCCCCCACCTCTACGACCCGCACTGGACACTGCACGCGGCGGCCGAACAGGGCTACACGGGCCCCGGCGCCCTCTGGCCGACCCCCTACCGCGCGGGCAGCCGCCGCCCCCAGACGGGCCGCACGGACGCACCGAAACCGCGGCTGAGCCTGTGAAGCCGACAGCGGCCCGTTGCGGGGAGCCGCGCCACCGTCGATCAGCGCCCTGGGGGAAGTGAGCTGCGGGTCGGCCGGGAGGGAGTCCCTACTCGCTCTCAGTCCCCGTGAACTCGAGCAGATCGTCGCCGCTCTCCATGCGCGGAGGGGATGCATCACGACCCTCACGCCGCCGCAGCGGGACAGGGGACAAAATCATTCGGCTCGGTTGACGAACCCCGCCCCCGCGTCCCGCAGCCGCTCGTGCAAGCCCCGGAACACCGCCGACGAGCGGACCCCCGGCCAGTCCTCGGGCAGGAGGTCGGCGGGCAGGCCCGGGTCGGTGTAGGGGAGGTGGCGCCAGGAGTCCAGGGCGAGGAGGTAGTCGCGGTAGGCCTCCTCGGGCGGGGTGTCCTCGCGCTTCTCCCACTCGCGCAGGACGCGTTCGTGGCGGTCGAGGAACGCCTCGTGCTCCTTGGCGATGGCGGCCAGGTCCCACCAGCGGGCGACGGCCTCCGCGGTCGGGGCGAAACCGAGGTGCTCGCCGCGGAAGAAGTCGACGTACGCGTCGAGCCGCAGCCGCTGGAGGGTGTGCCGGGTCTCCTCGTACAGCCGCGCGGGTGCGATCCACACGCCCGGTGCGGCCGTGCCGAAACCGAGGCCGGCCAGCCGGGAGCGCAGCACGTGCCGCTTCTGCCGCTCCGACTCCGGCACGGAGAACACGGCGAGCACCCACCCCTCGTCCTCGGGAGGAGCCGTGGCGTAGATGCGCCGGTCGCCGTCGTCGAGCAACTGGCGGGCGTCCGGGGACAGTTCGTACCCGGCCGCGCCCTGGGCGGTGCGGGCGGGCACGAGCAGTCCGCGTCTCTTCAGCCGCGACACCGAGGAGCGTACGGAAGGGGCGTCCACGCCGACCGCGGCGAGCAGCCGGATCAGTTCGGCGACGGGCACGGGGCCCGTCGCGAAGCGGCCGTACGCGCCGTAGAGCGTGACGATGAGAGACCGTGGTGCATGCTGGTCGGACACGTTGATCATCTTAGGTCGTTCGGGTCACTCCCGGTCGTTCCCGGTCGTCTTCGGTACGGCCGTCCGGGAGCCCGCCCGCGCGCAGCCTGAACCGCTGGAGCTTGCCGGTGGCCGTGCGCGGCAGTGCGTCCAGGAAGACGATCTCGCGCGGGCACTTGTACGGCGCCAGTTCGCTCTTCACGAAGGCGCGCAGCGCCCCGGCGTCCCGTTCCGCGCCTTCCCTGAGGACGGCGAAGGCCACCACGACCTGCCCGCGGGCCTCGTCGGGCCGCCCCACGACCGCCGCCTCCACCACGTCCGGGTGCCGCAGCAGCGCGTCCTCGACCTCGGGTCCGGCGATGTTGTACCCGGCCGAGATGATCATGTCGTCGGCGCGGGCGACGTACCGGAAGTAGCCGTCGGGTTCGCGGACGTAGGTGTCGCCGGTGATGTTCCAGCCGCCGCGTACGTACTCCCGCTGCCGCGGGTCGGTGAGGTAGCGGCAGCCGACCGGTCCGCGCACCGCGAGCAGCCCCGGCTCCCCGTCGGGCACCGGCTCGCCGTGCTCGTCCTGCACGCGCGCGTGCCACCCGGGTACGGGAACGCCCGTCGTGCCGGGCCGGATCCGTTCGTCGGCCGCGGAGATGAAGATGTGCAGCAGCTCGGTGGCGCCGATGCCGTTGATGACGCGCAGGCCCGTGCGTGCGTGCCAGGCCCGCCAGGTGGCGGCGGGCAGGTTCTCGCCGGCCGAGACGCAGCGGCGCAGGGACGAGACGTCGTGCCCGTCGAGGCCGTCGAGCATCGCGCGGTACGCCGTCGGGGCGGTGAAGAGGACGGAGACCCGGTGCCGCGCGATGGCGGGCAGCAGTTGCCGGGGACCGGCCTGCTCCAGCAGGAGGACGCTCGCCCCGGCCCGCAGCGGGAAGACGACCAGCCCGCCGAGCCCGAAGGTGAAGCCGAGCGGGGGACTGCCGGTGAACACGTCGTCCGCTTCGGGCTTAAGGACATGCCGGGAGAAGGTGTCGGCGATGGCCAGGACGTCCCGGTGGAAGTGCGTGCAGCCCTTGGGGCGGCCGGTGGTGCCGGAGGTGAAGGCGATCAGCGCGACATCGTCGGCCGCCGTGTCGACGGCCTCGTACGGTGTGCCGGGCGCCGGGCGGTTGAGGAGGTCGTCCGGGGCGTCGCCGCCGTAGGCCGTGATCCGCAGGTCCGGGATCTCGGCCTTGGCGAGGTCGTCGACGGACCGGATGTCGCACAGCGCGTGCCGGACCCGGGCGATCTCGCACATCGTGCTCAGCTCGTGCGGACGCTGCTGGGCGAGCACGGTGACCGCCACGGCCCCCGCCTTCAGCACGGCCAGCCAGCAGGCCGCTAGCCACGGTGTGGTGGGGCCGCGCAGCAGCACGCGGTTGCCGGGGACGACGCCGAGTTCGCCGGTGAGCAGGTGCGCGATGCGGTCGACCCGGGCGCGCAGGTCGGCGTACGTCCATGGCTCTCCGGCCGGGGTGAGGAACGCCGGGCGGTCGCCGGGTGGGCCGCCGAGCAGCTCGGCGGCGCAGTTGAGCCGTTCGGGGTAGCGCAGCTCCGGCAGGTCGAAACGGAGCTCGGGCCATTGGTCCGGGGGTGGCAGATGGTCACGGGCGAAGGTGTCGACGTGGGCCGTACCCCGTGGATTCATACGATTCGCCCCCTTGGCGTGGTGGGCTCGCCTCTGGAGAGTATCGTGTTAGTGACGACAGTCAACGGTCCGCGATAGCCTCGGAGTGGCCCGGCCGGGAGGCAGGGGTGGCCGAGAAGGGACCGGCGATGACCGCATTCTCGCTCGAACCGGCACAACTCGCCTGGTGCGCCGAGCTGCGCACCCTCGCCGCGGAGCGGCTGCGCCCGCTGGCCGAGAAGGGCGAGCCCGGCCGGGTGAACCGCGTCCTGCTCGCCGAACTCGGCAGCCTCGGACTGCTCGGCCGGCTCTTCACCTCCGGCGCGCTCGACCTGTGCCTGATGCGCGAGTCCCTGGCCTACGCCTGCACGGAAGCCGAAACGGCCCTCGCCCTCCAGGGCCTCGGCGCCCACCCCGTCCACACCCACGGCACGGAGTCCCAACGCGCCCGCTGGCTCCCCCGGGTGGCCGAAGGCAGCGCGGTGGCGGCGTTCGCGCTGAGCGAGCCAGGGGCGGGGTCGGATGCGGTGGCTCTGGGGTTGCGGGCGGAGCGGGACGGGGCACCGGGGGTGGCGTCCGGCAGTGGCTCATCGGGGACGGCACCCGGCATCGGCTCACAAGAGGCGGCATCCGACGGTGGCTCACTGGGCGGGGTGGCCTCCGGCGGGGGCGCCGGCGCGGCGGACGGAGGCTCCCGGGGTGAGACGGCCTGCGACGGCGGTTCTCGGGGCCGGACGGCCTCCGACGGCGCTCAGGGCCGGGCCGGATCCGGTGGCACCCAGGACTCCCGGATCAGTGGTGGCGGCTCATCGGGCTCGGTGACACCCGACCGCAGTGCCCGGGACGCCCGGACTCCCGCCGACCGCTCATCGCGCTCGGCGGCGTCCGGCGGCGGCATTCGAGGCGCCGGCGCCCGTGAAGGCGGCTCGCCGGGCGCGGCGGCGTCCGACGGCGGAACCGAGGGGGGCCGGGCTGCTGCCGGCGGCTCGCCGGGATCCGGGCGCGCGGTTCACGCATCACAACACGCGGTCCACGACTCACCCGCTCCCGCCGGACTGGCCGCCGCCCCCGACGGCCCCGCCCGCTGGCGCCTCACCGGCGAGAAGTGCTGGATCTCCAACGCCCCCGAGGCCGACTTCTACACCGTCTTCGCCCGGACCACCCCGGGGGCAGGGGCACGTGGCGTCACTGCCTTTCTCGTGCCGGCGGACCGGCCGGGGCTGACCGGCAACGGACTCGACATGCTCTCCCCGCACCCCATCGGCGCGCTCCGCTTCGACGCCGTGCCGGTGACGGCCGACGACGTGCTCGGTGAGGTGGACCGGGGGTTCCGGATCGCCATGGGGACGCTCAACCTGTTCCGCCCCAGTGTCGGCGCCTTCGCGGTCGGCATGGCCCGGGCGGCGCTCGACGCGACCCTCGCGCACACCGCCGGGCGGGACGCCTTCGGCGGCAAGCTGAGGGACCTTCAGGCCGTCTCCCACCAGGTCGCCGAGATGGCCCTGCGCACGGAGGCGGCCCGGCTGATGGTCTACGCGGCGGCGACGGCGTACGACGAGAACGCCCCGGACGTGCCCCAGCGTGCCGCCATGGCGAAACTGCTCGCCACCGAGACCGCGCAGTACGTCGTCGACACGGCCGTCCAGCTGCACGGCGCCCGCGCGCTGCAACGCGGTCACCTGCTCGAACACCTCTACCGTGAGGTGCGCGCCCCACGTATCTACGAGGGGGCCAGCGAGGTCCAGCGCGGCATCATCGCCAAGGAGTTGTACGCGGCACACCAGGAGGCCCGGTGACCACCGAACGCGTCAACCCGCCCGGCCTCGCCCCGCCGGCGGGCTTCTCGCACGCCGTCGTGGCCTCCGGGACCAGGGTGGTGTTCCTGGCGGGGCAGACCGCCCTCGACGGCGACGGCAAGGTGGTCGGCGCCACCCTGCCGGAACAGTTCGAGAGGGCCCTCACCAACCTGCTGACCGCCCTCACCGCGGCCGGCTGCACGCCCTGCGACCTCGCCCGCGTCACCGTCTACGCCACGGACGTCGCCGCGTACCGCGCCCACGCCCCCGAACTGGGCCGCCTCTGGCGGAAACTGGCGGGCCGCGACTACCCGGCCATGGCGGTCGTCGAGGTCGTCCGGCTCTGGGACGAGGAGGCGTTGGTGGAACTGGACGGCTTCGCGGTGCTGCCGTAGGGACGCGGCGGGCTCTCCGCCGAAGGGGTGAGGATCACGGGCGCCGGGCCCGGAGGCCCGGTACGAGTGGAATCTGTCATTCCACTCCTTTCGGGAGGTCTTCCCATGCGTCTACGTCCCCTTCTCGGCGCGGCGGCCGGTGCCGCGCTGCTCCTGCTCACCGGCGCGACCGCGGCGCCCGCCACCGCGGATCCCGCAACGGCGGTTCCCGCCCCCTACGAGGCCGTGACGGTCGACAGGGTGGGCCGGATCGCCACCGACGGCACCGTCACCCTCTCCGGCACCTACCGCTGCCAGAGCTCCAGCGGCCCGGTCTTCGTCAGCTCCTCCGTGAGCCAGGGCGTGTCCACCATCCGCTACGGCACCGGCGGCACCCGGGCGGTGTGCGACGGCGCGGAGCACCGCTGGGTGAACAAGGGCCGCCCCGTGCCCGGCTCCCTCGTGCCCGGCGCGGCCCACGTCGAGGCCACCCTGATGGAACTGGGCGCCTTCAGCGGCCTGCTGCCCCGCTTCCACGCGGTACAGGGCCAGACCGTCACCCTGACCCGGGGCTGACCACAGCGGTGAACGGACCGGTGAGCGGCCTGGGTTCGCGGGACGCCGCCGGTCCGGGCCGCTGGCGCGCGCTGCCGTCGGCGAGACCTCTCACGGCGTCAAGAGCCAAGCGCCATAAAGCAGTTGTTCACCTCGGAACACTGGGGTAGGTAAGGGCCCATGACTACTCTTGGTGCTGTTTTCCGGCCTCAGCTGCCCCCCGAGAAGCTGCGTGACATAGCCCGTGCCGCCGAGGCGGCGGGACTTGAGGAACTGTGGTTCTGGGAGGACTGCTTCCTGGAGAGCGGGATCGCCACCGCGTCCGCCGCGCTCGCCTGGACCGAACGGCTGCGGGTCGGCATCGGACTGCTGCCCGTGCCCTTGCGGAACGTCGCCCTCACCGCGATGGAGACCGCCACCCTGGACCGGCTCTTTCCGGGACGCTTCACGCTGACCGTCGGACACGGCGTGCAGGACTGGATGGGGCAGGTCGGCGCGCGGGCCGAGTCGCCGGTCACGCTGCTGCGTGAGTACCTCGACGCGCTGCGGGCGCTGCTGCGCGGCGAGCGCGTCACCACGGACGGGCGGTACGTGAAACTGGACGACGTCGGCCTCGACTGGCCCCCGCCCACCGCTCCCGAGGTGCTCGCCGGCGTCACCGGCCCCCGTTCGCTGCGTCTGTCGGGCGAGGCCGCCGACGGCACGCTGCTCAGCGAGGCCATCCCGCCGGACGGTGTGCGCAACGCCCGCCGGCTCATCGACGAGGGCCGCGCGGCGGCCGGCCGCACCGGCTCCCACCGCGTGGCCGTCTATCTCCTCACCGCCACCGGGCCGGACGCCGCCGCCCGCCTCCAGGCCGAGCGCACCGCATCCGGCACGGACAAGATCCCCGGCCTGGGAGTCACCGGCGACGCCGCCGCGGTGGCCGAGGCCGTTCAGCGCCTGGTCGCCGCCGGCGCCGACACCGTCGTCCTGGAACCCACCGGCGATGAGCCGGACCCCGAGGGCTTCGTCCGCTTCGTGGCCGAGGACGTCCGCCCCCTCGTCCCGTAACCCGGCGAAGAGGGGCGCCGGGTGCGCTACTCCTGTGCGTGCCGGATGGCGTCCAGCACGATGTGCGCCACGTGGTCGTCGGTGAGGGTGTACCGCGTCTCGCGGGCCTGACGCCGGGCGGTGACGATTCGGGAGGTCCGCAGCACCCGCAGGTGCTGGGAGACCAGCGGCTGGCTCACGCCCAGGGCCGTCACCAGTTCATGGACGTACTTGCCGCCGCCGGACAGCTCGCGCACGATGCCCAGCCGAACGGGCGAGGCCAGGGCGCGCAGCAGCTCGCTGGCCGCGTGCAGGGTCTGGTCCGGATCGTCCGTCGGGGGAGAGGGCGTCGTTGTCATATGCACACATTAGCATATGGCAACGATTTCCAATACGTATCGATGGTCCCTCGGTGACCACCGGCGGCCGGTCCCGTCAGTGGTCGTCCCAGTGTCCCGCGTGGGCGGCGTGGCGGTGGCCGTCGTGCACGTAGTCGGTGTGGTCGCCGTGCCGCACCGCCAGATGGCCGCAGTCGTCGCCGTGCTGGTGGTCGTGGTTCTGGTGCGTCGCGTGAGCGCCGTTCGCGCACTCGTCGACGTGGTCCGCGTGCATCCGGTGGATGTGGCCGTCGTGGGCGTAGTCCGTGTGATCGCCATGGGTGAAGGCGACGTGGCCGCAGTCGTCGCCGTGGGCGTGCGCGTGGTTCTCGTGGGTGAGGTGCTCGGCGGTGGTCATGGGGGTGGCTCCTTGTGTGTGGCTCGTGCGGCCGCGGTGCTTCGGCCGGGGCTGTCATGGCGACATTAACATATAGCGATTCCTGCATGTATTGTCCGGGTGCCTGCCGCCGCCCGCCGGCCGGGGGCGGCGCAGGGGTGACGCCCGGGTCAGCGAACCGCGACCACCACGCAGCTGTCGCCGTACTGCCAGACCGGTCCCGCCGTGGCGAAGCCCGCCTGCCGCAGCAGCTCCAGATGGGCGGAGAGGGGGAGTTCGGCGGGGCGGCCGGTGTCGAGAGATGCCTCGCGTCGGCGGCGCTCGGCGAGCAGGTCCGTCAACTCGGGGTCGTCGGCGACGGCGGCCCACCAGGAGCCCCAGTCCTCGTGCGCGAACACCCGCTGCCGGTCGGCCCGGCACTGCCCGACATGGGCGGCGATCCCGGCCGGGCCCGTGTCGTCCTGGGGGAGATGGTCGCCGTTGACGAGGACACCGCCGGGCCGCAGCAGCGCGGCGAGCTGCCGGTAGACGCGCAGCAGGGTGTCGCGGTCGAGGTAGTGCAGGGCCGTCGTGGAGACGGCCGCGTCCAGGGGCCGGTCCAGGTCCAGGGCCCAGGTCCAGCCGGGTGCGCCGATCTCGGCGTCGACGTAGCGGGCCGCGTCCGGGTGGTGGGTCCGGCCCAGCTCCAGCAGCAGGGGATCCCGGTCCACGGCCACGATCTCCGCGTCGGGCAGCCGCCGGACCAGCCGGGCCGCCAGCGAGCCGGGCCCGCAGCCCAGGTCGACGACGAGGGGTGGGGAGCCGTGCCCGGCCGTGACGTGCTCGACGACATCGGCGATCACCGTGAACCGCTCCTCGCGGTCGACCGCGTACCGCTGTTGCTGGAGCTCCCAGCGCTCCACCCATCGCTCCGCCGTTGCCAGACTCAGCCCCATCCGGTCGCGCCACCTTGCCGTCTCGCACCTGACTCTTTCCGGACCGAGCCTACAGGTGGAAACGGTTCCCATTATGCCTAGTGGGGTGAGTCACTGGAGTGAGGCGAGGACGGACAGCAGCCGGTCGATCTCCTCAACGGTGTTGTAGACATGGAGACTCACCCGGACCGAACCGGTCTTCTCGCCCGCGTCGCCCTGGCAGTGGTTGTCCGAGCGGACCATGAAACCGTGGCTGAACAGGATGAAGCCCAGGTCGCCCGAGTCGATGGCACGGTGCCGCAGGGTGACGATGCCCAGGCGCCGCTGCACGGCCGAGTCGGCGGCCAGGCTCAGCGGGCAGCCGAGGATCTCGTAGGCGTCCAGATGGCGCAGCCCCTCGGTGAGCCGGGCCGCCAGGGCGACCGTCCAGCGCTCGACGCGCTCCACACCGGCGGCGTCCAGCCAGTCCAGGGCCGCTTCGAGCGAGGCGATGCCCACGGTGTTCGGCGTGCCGCTCCACCCGCCGGGCGTGAAAGCCGGGCCGCGCGCCTGCCGGGCCCACACCGCCCCCGAACCGGGCAGGGCCAGCGCCTTGTGCCCGGAGAAGACGACGAAGTCGACGTCCAACTCGGCCACGGACACCGGCAGATGCCCGACGCTCTGCGCCGCGTCCAGGCAGATGACCGCGTCCGGGCCGACCGCCCGGCGGATGCGCTGCACGTTCATGTCGCCGCCGTAGACATGGTGCACATGGGTGGTGGCGACGAACCGCGTGCGCGGCCCGGCCCGTTCGGCCAGCGCGCGGTGGTCGTAGTCCCCGGAACCGCTCTGGTACGGCATCGGCGCCACCCGGATGTGCACGCCCTCGCGGGCGAGCAG
This region of Streptomyces caelestis genomic DNA includes:
- a CDS encoding bifunctional salicylyl-CoA 5-hydroxylase/oxidoreductase, translating into MERTVSELPSGAWGRVDMRLRRGARPATTDPHPQAKPDHPLRVAVIGGGPGGLYAAALLKRLDPTRDITVWERNAPDDTFGFGVVLSEETLGGIEHADPHVYEALQRHFMRWDDIDIVHRNTRHTSGGHGFAALGRKHLLEILHTRCRELGVGLRFHTGAPKELPQTHDLVIAADGIHSTTREAYADVFHPRITPHRCRYIWLAADFPFDSFRFETAETEHGVMQLHGYPYAPDASTVIIEMREEVWHAAGFDELGEAESIERCAKIFAEALRGRPLKSNNSAWTTFRTVVNDRWSHGNVVLLGDAAHTAHFSIGSGTKLAVEDALALAACLEEQDSLGEALTAYEAERRPVVASTQRAARASLEWFENLALYLDQPPRQFAFNLLTRSRRVTHDNLRLRDRRFTEAVEREFGCPPGTPPMFTPFRLRGLTLRNRIVVSPMDMYSAADGVPGDFHLVHLGARALGGAGLVMTEMVCVSEEGRITPGCAGLYTGRQAEAWKRITNFVHAQAPGTAIGVQLGHSGRKGSTKLMWEGMDEPLDEGNWPLVAASALPYKPFSQTPRELSRAQLTDIREQFAAAACRAARAGFDLLELHCAHGYLLSGFLSPLTNRRTDAYGGSLDKRLRFPLEVFDAVRNVWPGERPMTVRISATDWAEGGTTAEDAVEIARAFAAHGADAIDVSTGQVVADERPEFGRSYQTPFADRIRGATGIPVIAVGAISSWDDVNSLILAGRTDLCALARPHLYDPHWTLHAAAEQGYTGPGALWPTPYRAGSRRPQTGRTDAPKPRLSL
- a CDS encoding ArsR/SmtB family transcription factor; this encodes MTTTPSPPTDDPDQTLHAASELLRALASPVRLGIVRELSGGGKYVHELVTALGVSQPLVSQHLRVLRTSRIVTARRQARETRYTLTDDHVAHIVLDAIRHAQE
- a CDS encoding RidA family protein, giving the protein MTTERVNPPGLAPPAGFSHAVVASGTRVVFLAGQTALDGDGKVVGATLPEQFERALTNLLTALTAAGCTPCDLARVTVYATDVAAYRAHAPELGRLWRKLAGRDYPAMAVVEVVRLWDEEALVELDGFAVLP
- a CDS encoding DUF6299 family protein, yielding MRLRPLLGAAAGAALLLLTGATAAPATADPATAVPAPYEAVTVDRVGRIATDGTVTLSGTYRCQSSSGPVFVSSSVSQGVSTIRYGTGGTRAVCDGAEHRWVNKGRPVPGSLVPGAAHVEATLMELGAFSGLLPRFHAVQGQTVTLTRG
- a CDS encoding LLM class flavin-dependent oxidoreductase, whose translation is MTTLGAVFRPQLPPEKLRDIARAAEAAGLEELWFWEDCFLESGIATASAALAWTERLRVGIGLLPVPLRNVALTAMETATLDRLFPGRFTLTVGHGVQDWMGQVGARAESPVTLLREYLDALRALLRGERVTTDGRYVKLDDVGLDWPPPTAPEVLAGVTGPRSLRLSGEAADGTLLSEAIPPDGVRNARRLIDEGRAAAGRTGSHRVAVYLLTATGPDAAARLQAERTASGTDKIPGLGVTGDAAAVAEAVQRLVAAGADTVVLEPTGDEPDPEGFVRFVAEDVRPLVP
- a CDS encoding PaaX family transcriptional regulator, with protein sequence MINVSDQHAPRSLIVTLYGAYGRFATGPVPVAELIRLLAAVGVDAPSVRSSVSRLKRRGLLVPARTAQGAAGYELSPDARQLLDDGDRRIYATAPPEDEGWVLAVFSVPESERQKRHVLRSRLAGLGFGTAAPGVWIAPARLYEETRHTLQRLRLDAYVDFFRGEHLGFAPTAEAVARWWDLAAIAKEHEAFLDRHERVLREWEKREDTPPEEAYRDYLLALDSWRHLPYTDPGLPADLLPEDWPGVRSSAVFRGLHERLRDAGAGFVNRAE
- a CDS encoding AMP-binding protein — translated: MNPRGTAHVDTFARDHLPPPDQWPELRFDLPELRYPERLNCAAELLGGPPGDRPAFLTPAGEPWTYADLRARVDRIAHLLTGELGVVPGNRVLLRGPTTPWLAACWLAVLKAGAVAVTVLAQQRPHELSTMCEIARVRHALCDIRSVDDLAKAEIPDLRITAYGGDAPDDLLNRPAPGTPYEAVDTAADDVALIAFTSGTTGRPKGCTHFHRDVLAIADTFSRHVLKPEADDVFTGSPPLGFTFGLGGLVVFPLRAGASVLLLEQAGPRQLLPAIARHRVSVLFTAPTAYRAMLDGLDGHDVSSLRRCVSAGENLPAATWRAWHARTGLRVINGIGATELLHIFISAADERIRPGTTGVPVPGWHARVQDEHGEPVPDGEPGLLAVRGPVGCRYLTDPRQREYVRGGWNITGDTYVREPDGYFRYVARADDMIISAGYNIAGPEVEDALLRHPDVVEAAVVGRPDEARGQVVVAFAVLREGAERDAGALRAFVKSELAPYKCPREIVFLDALPRTATGKLQRFRLRAGGLPDGRTEDDRERPGVTRTT
- a CDS encoding class I SAM-dependent methyltransferase, which produces MGLSLATAERWVERWELQQQRYAVDREERFTVIADVVEHVTAGHGSPPLVVDLGCGPGSLAARLVRRLPDAEIVAVDRDPLLLELGRTHHPDAARYVDAEIGAPGWTWALDLDRPLDAAVSTTALHYLDRDTLLRVYRQLAALLRPGGVLVNGDHLPQDDTGPAGIAAHVGQCRADRQRVFAHEDWGSWWAAVADDPELTDLLAERRRREASLDTGRPAELPLSAHLELLRQAGFATAGPVWQYGDSCVVVAVR
- a CDS encoding aminotransferase class V-fold PLP-dependent enzyme, encoding MTAPAIRDDLRQWQQALRAQFPIITGHPELAYLDSAATAQKPQAVLDAAQTYLTTNNANVARGTYPWANRTTELVERTRERVARFLGDPQPERSAVHFTSGTTEGLRTIARDWLPGFLRDGDEIVVPDADHQANIAPWWEAQRLLAREGVHIRVAPMPYQSGSGDYDHRALAERAGPRTRFVATTHVHHVYGGDMNVQRIRRAVGPDAVICLDAAQSVGHLPVSVAELDVDFVVFSGHKALALPGSGAVWARQARGPAFTPGGWSGTPNTVGIASLEAALDWLDAAGVERVERWTVALAARLTEGLRHLDAYEILGCPLSLAADSAVQRRLGIVTLRHRAIDSGDLGFILFSHGFMVRSDNHCQGDAGEKTGSVRVSLHVYNTVEEIDRLLSVLASLQ